Within the Longimicrobium sp. genome, the region ATCCCTGCGCGCCCGAAGGATCTTGCAGGGCGGGCCGGAGGTCTGCCCGGAGGAGCCGAATCTCCCGCGGCGTCGAGTAGATCCTTCGGTCGGCGCCCAGCGCTCGCGCGGACGAGAGCGCGGTGCAGCGCCTTCCTCAGGATGACACCGGGAGGTGTTCCGGAGCCCTGGTTCAACCACACGATCAACCGGATCTCGATCGATACGACCGATCTCCGCACACGCAGGAGGATGGGATGCTCGCGCACAAGGTGACGCCGATCCTGAACGTCACGGACCTGGAGGAGAGCTTCGCCTGGTTCGAGAAGCTGGGGTGGAGCAGGGCGTGGGAGTGGGGCGATCCCCCCGACTTCGGCGGGGTGGAATCGGGCCCGTGCGAGATCTTCCTCTGCCACGGCCAGCAGGGCGGCCGCGGGCGCAGCGAGGTGGCGACGACGTTCGGGCCGGACGGCGACCAGGGCGCCGACAAGGGCGTGTGGCTGTCGATCTGGGTGGCCGACGTCGACGAGGTCCACCGCCGCTGCGTCGAGCAAGGGCTGGAGGTGACCTTCGCGCCGGCCGACATGCCGTGGCACGTGCGCGAGATGCACGTCCGCCACCCCGACGGCCACGTCTTCCGCGTCACCCAGCCGCGCGAGGAGAACGAGTAGCCCGGGCATCGCCGCTCTGTGCACTTGCGCGCGGCGGCGATTCGCCCATCTTGGCAGGCAAGACCGCCGGCGGCGGCGCACCCGCGCCGCATCGCCCGGCCACGAAACTCTCCACGCCGAGGGTCCGCCATGCAGTTCGTCGTCCTGATCTACAACGATCCCACCCTGCTCGACGCCGTGCCGCAGGACGAGGCCGACGCGATGATGCGCGGCTGCTTCGAGCACGTCGACCATCTCCAGCGCAACGGGCACCGGGTCGAGTCGAAGATGCTGGCCGAGGCGCACACGGCGAAGACGATGCGTGTCCGCAACGGCCGCATGACCACGGTGGACGGGCCGTTCGCCGAGGCCAAGGAAGTGCTGGGCGGCTTCAACGTGATCGAGGCGAAGGACATCGACGAGGCGATGGAGATCGCCTCGCACTTCCCCTGGGCGCGCACCGGGTGCGTGGAGGTGCGCGCGGTGCAGGACCTGGACGCCGTGCGCGAGCGCGTCGGCGCCCCGCCCGCTCCTGCCGAGGCTGCCGTCGCCGCGTGACCGCCGCGACACGCTGAAAGGCATCGGGCGGACGGAAGAAAGGTTCCGCCCGCCCGATGCACGTTCCCGAATCCGATCGGAGCCGTCCGTGACCCAGCCGGCCATCGAGCTGCAGGAATCTCCCTCCGCCGAGGTGCTGGACGCGATCGTGGGCGGCGTCCGCGCGTTCAACCGCGCCGCCGCCGGGCACCCGCCGCCGCGCCCGGTCGCGTGCGTGGTGCGCAACGCCGAAGGCGGGATCGACGGCGGCGTGTGGGCGGAGCTGTGGGGGCGCTCGGTGCACATCGCGGCGCTGTGGGTGGACGAGCGCCTGCGCGGCGGCGGTCTCGGCGCCCGGCTCCTGCGCGAGGTGGAGGCATACGCCGCGCGGCAGGGCCACCGGCTCGCGTACGTGGAGACGCTCGGCTTCCAGGCGCGCCCGTTCTACGAGCGCCAGGGCTACCGCGTATTCGGCGTGCTGGACGAGATCGCGGAGGGCACCAGCTTCTACTTCATGCGCAAGGACCTTCCCGCCGCATCGTCCGAGCCCTGAGCGTCGCGCGGATGCGATTGGTCGATTCATCACCATGGCACGACTTCCCGGCCCACGCGCGTTGCATCCCGGCGCGCTCCGCCGTTCATTGTCATGACGATCCAACCTCTTCCCACACCCCGGAGATCACACCGATGCACATCCATCGCGCGCGCACCGCGGGCTTCCTGCTGATCACGCTGCTCCTCGGCGGCGCGGGCTCGCTGCGCGCGCAGATGGCGGCGCCCTCGTCCGCGTCGTGGCGCGCCGAAGCGCCCGTCCTCGCGACGCAGCCGCTCGCCGCGCCTGCGGGAGCGTTCGTCGCCGACACGGCCGCGAGGCGCGGGCACACGAAGGAGGGGCTGCTCATCGGCGGGATCGTGGGCGTGGCCGCGGCGGGGTTGTTCCTCGCCGGGTTCTGCGACGACTCCGACAGCCCGTGCCAGGGTGACGAGTATGCGCGCGCGCTGGTCTACATCGCCCTGCCACCCGCGGTTGTCGGCGCGCTGATCGGCACGCTGATCCGCACGAAGAACTGAATCTTCGCCCTTCTCCGACGGCGAAACGGGAGATGCAGGTCCGTCCATCCGTGGCCGGACCTGCGTCTCTTTCATGGAGGAGGGCGATGCGCACGCGGAGGCGGACGTGGGAGATCCTGGAGTGCACCCGGCCGGGCGATGCGGCCGGGCGACGGTTCTCCATCCTTCTCATTACGCTGATCACGCTGAACGTGGCGGCGGTGGTGCTCGAATCCATTCAGCCGCTCGAGCACCGGCTCGCACCGCTGTTCCAGGCGTTCGAGGGCGCATCGGTGCTCGTGTTCACGGCCGAGTACCTCGCGCGCCTCTGGTCGTGCACGGCGGACCCGCGCTACCGGGAGCCGGTCCGCGGCAGGATCCGGTTCGCGCTTTCGCCGATGGCGCTGGTGGACCTGGTGGCGGTGCTGCCGTTCTTCGCCGCGATGGCGACGATGGACCTGCGCGTGCTCCGCGCGGCGCGCCTCTTCCGCATCGTGCGGCTGCTGAAGGCCACGCGATACATCGCGGCGATGCGACTGCTGCGGGGCGTGCTGCGGGCGAGGCGCGAAGAGCTCGTGCTTACCACGGCGCTGATAATGGTGCTGCTCGTCATCGCCTCGACCGTCATCTACTTCGCCGAGAACGCGGCGCAGCCCGACAAGTTCTCCAGCATCCTCGAAAGCATGTGGTGGGCGGTGGCCACGCTCACCACCGTCGGCTACGGCGACGTGTACCCGGTGACGCCCCTCGGCCGGCTCGCGGGCGGGCTCATCGCCATTCTCGGCCTCGGCTTCTTCGCGCTGCCGACGGCGATCCTGGGCGCCGGCTTCGTGGAGGCGATCAAGCTCACCCGCGCGCCTCTGCTCTGTCCCCACTGCGGAATGCCCGCCGACAAGCCGGGTGAAGCGGGTCCTGTCACCCCGCCGCGCTCACCTGTGCGAGGCGCCGGGGCACGATTACGTTTCGTGCGCCCGCGCAATCGCACCGCCGCAACTCCGTCCGGCCGTCCCGCTCGATCTCCATGCCCGTCTTCGTCCACCTGACCTCGCAGCGCAACCTGGCGTCGATCCGCCGCGGCGGCATCGGCCGGCGCAAGCGGCGGCTGGGGCCGCGCGGCGTGTACGCGCTGCCGGTCACGCGCAACTTCTACGTGTCGCACCAGTGGCTGCGCGAGCTGAAGCGCAGCGGCGGCGGCACCATCGTCGGCGTGTACTTCCGCATCCCCGACGACGAGGTGGTGGAGGTCGGCCACTACGGCCGCGGCCACGTCTCCATGACCGCGGCGGAGGCCGTGGCGCTGATGCTGGAGGCGGAGAAACGCGACCCCGTGACCGCCCGCGAGCAGGATCTCCAGTCGAAGGCGGTGCAGCGCGGCCGCAGACTGCCCTCCTCGCCCGAGGGTTACGAGGTGGTGATCCCGCGCGTGGTCGAGCCGGCGGAGATCATCCGCGTGAAGGCGCTGCCGCAGGTGGTGGGATGGCGATATCGCCCGCGCGCGAACGGACGGCCGCCGTGCACCTGCATCTGCTGCGAGCGCGGGACGTACGGCGTCGGCAAGCTGCTGCGCCGGGTCGAGGAGGCGGAGGCCGCCGGCGAGCCGACGAAGATCACGATGTTCGGCCGCGAAACGGACTCGTTCGCCCGCGTGGAGCGGATGCGCGCGAAGCGCAAGGCGAAGGAATCGTAGCCGCCATCCCCATCACCCGATCCCCCGAACGTTGGACCCCCAGCTTCCCTTCCGGTGGAACCTCGCGCGGCGGCAGCAGCTCGGCTCGCTGCTCGACGGGCCCGAGGCGGCGAGCTACGCCGGCTTCGTCGACACCTTGCGCCGGTGCTGCGTGCGCGTGCTGGCGCTGTCGCGCGACAGCGACCTGATCTTCGTGGGCCGCTCGCCCGAGAGCCTGTTCGACTACCTGAGCGGCATCCTCTCCGACACCTCGTACGCCGACCGCTGCGTGCTGGTGAACGTGTCGATGCGCTACGCGTCGGCGGCGGAGGTGAGCCGCGAGCATCCGGAGGGGATGAAGGCGCTGCGCGCGCAGCTCGAGCACCTGGGGCTCTCGCCCGCGCGGATCGCTGCGAGCGAGCGGCCGCGCACCTTCGTGGACCTGGTGTACCGCGGCTCCACCTTCGGCCACCTGGCCGGGTTGCTGGCGCGCTGGGCGGCCGAGGCGGGGGTCGACGTGAAGGCGGTGCGGCGGCGCATCGGCTTCATCGGCATCACCGAGCGCACCAAGAACAGTCCCAACACGTGGAGATGGTACCAGAAGGTGCCCTGGGCGGCCGATTTCCCGCGCTCCGCGCTGCGCAGCGTGTCGATCGGCTGGGGCGAGTGGACCTACCTGGGCGACGAGCAGAAGAAGGTGGCGCGCTGGTATCCGCCGATGGCGTGGGGCGCCGAGGAGCTCGCCCGCCCGCCGCGCGAGCCGTGGCACCTGGAGGCGCTGCGGCTGGCCGTCCGCGTGCACGAGACGGGGCGCGACCCGGAGGAGCGTGCGCGCTTCGCCGCCGAGCTCGCCGCGCAGCCGGAGATGCGGCACCCGTGGCTGCGGACGATGGTGAGCGAGCTGCGCTGTCGCTCCGCCGGCCACGCGCGGTGATGGCGATGCCGCGAGCCGCCGTGAT harbors:
- a CDS encoding bleomycin resistance family protein; protein product: MLAHKVTPILNVTDLEESFAWFEKLGWSRAWEWGDPPDFGGVESGPCEIFLCHGQQGGRGRSEVATTFGPDGDQGADKGVWLSIWVADVDEVHRRCVEQGLEVTFAPADMPWHVREMHVRHPDGHVFRVTQPREENE
- a CDS encoding YciI family protein, giving the protein MQFVVLIYNDPTLLDAVPQDEADAMMRGCFEHVDHLQRNGHRVESKMLAEAHTAKTMRVRNGRMTTVDGPFAEAKEVLGGFNVIEAKDIDEAMEIASHFPWARTGCVEVRAVQDLDAVRERVGAPPAPAEAAVAA
- a CDS encoding GNAT family N-acetyltransferase, producing the protein MTQPAIELQESPSAEVLDAIVGGVRAFNRAAAGHPPPRPVACVVRNAEGGIDGGVWAELWGRSVHIAALWVDERLRGGGLGARLLREVEAYAARQGHRLAYVETLGFQARPFYERQGYRVFGVLDEIAEGTSFYFMRKDLPAASSEP
- a CDS encoding ion transporter, with protein sequence MRTRRRTWEILECTRPGDAAGRRFSILLITLITLNVAAVVLESIQPLEHRLAPLFQAFEGASVLVFTAEYLARLWSCTADPRYREPVRGRIRFALSPMALVDLVAVLPFFAAMATMDLRVLRAARLFRIVRLLKATRYIAAMRLLRGVLRARREELVLTTALIMVLLVIASTVIYFAENAAQPDKFSSILESMWWAVATLTTVGYGDVYPVTPLGRLAGGLIAILGLGFFALPTAILGAGFVEAIKLTRAPLLCPHCGMPADKPGEAGPVTPPRSPVRGAGARLRFVRPRNRTAATPSGRPARSPCPSSST